From Mytilus edulis chromosome 9, xbMytEdul2.2, whole genome shotgun sequence, the proteins below share one genomic window:
- the LOC139487831 gene encoding protein Wnt-8a-like: MIRSYSYSWICLFIVCSFNIYTSKSWSLNEILIAGPKVGLTSTNYTRNPDLFTRHPVEAKILDSVRKGTLKAQEECQHQFKWERWNCPSDTAPFDQDFATREAAFVQSINAAGIMHVVTQQCSSGQETFCTCDNSRNGQPGGYNWKWGGCSDNIKFGDELTYKFLKGLTSGKNENAAMQLQNYGAGRQAVGRNTKMVCKCHGLSGDCSIRTCWQQVATFREIGQFLKQRYKKAKFVNYYDGQLRQGNDARTRELAVFSKKQLAFLQKSPNYCKEDNVMNIKGTKGRQCIRSKNKNAMTTSERKSCRTLCKSCGYKVKKVTVDVSNTCNCKFRWCCKVKCDKCVTRENNYYCVR, from the exons ATGATTCGTTCATATTCATATTCGTggatatgtttatttattgtgtgctcttttaatatttatacatCCAAATCATG GTCATTAAATGAGATTCTAATAGCAGGTCCAAAGGTCGGACTAACATCAACCAACTATACCAGGAATCCTGACTTGTTCACCCGTCACCCG GTTGAGGCTAAAATTTTGGACAGTGTCAGAAAGGGAACATTAAAAGCACAAGAAGAATGTCAACATCAGTTTAAATGGGAAAGATGGAATTGCCCTTCAGATACAGCACCCTTTGATCAGGATTTTG CTACCAGAGAAGCTGCTTTTGTCCAATCTATCAACGCAGCTGGAATAATGCACGTGGTTACACAACAGTGTAGCTCTGGACAGGAAACATTTTGCACGTGTGATAATTCCAGAAATGGACAACCTG GCGGCTATAATTGGAAGTGGGGAGGATGTAGTGATAACATCAAGTTTGGAGACGAATTAACATACAAGTTTCTCAAAGGGTTGACCTCTGGAAAGAATGAAAATGCTGCAATGCAGCTACAAAACTATGGTGCAGGACGCCAG GCTGTTGGAAGGAATACTAAAATGGTGTGTAAATGTCATGGGTTATCTGGAGATTGTTCTATCAGAACATGCTGGCAACAAGTCGCAACCTTCCGTGAAATTGGACAGTTTTTAAAACAACGTTACAAGAAGGCTAAATTTGTCAATTATTATGACGGCCAACTCCGTCAGGGGAATGATGCAAGAACTCGCGAATTGGCAGTATTTTCAAAAAAACAATTAGCATTTTTACAGAAATCTCCAAACTACTGTAAAGAAGACAATGTTATGAACATAAAAGGAACAAAAGGTCGACAGTGTATccgaagtaaaaataaaaatgcgaTGACAACTTCAGAACGAAAGAGTTGTCGAACTTTATGTAAATCTTGTGGATATAAAGTGAAGAAAGTGACAGTGGACGTTAGCAACACATGCAACTGTAAATTTCGATGGTGTTGTAAGGTGAAATGTGACAAATGTGTGACAAgggaaaataattattattgtgtAAGATAG
- the LOC139487833 gene encoding uncharacterized protein yields MDFKMCFGLKIGCLCYILLFSHIVAISFAQQWTAPTFDLPVYGIYNRNVPSGASTNSKSNDVYWNGLAKAFEQNPEAIIQGIEDSREQIQNKKRLFRDQYGRQFLWDPISGAIPVFQNNHVKHDVQAIPIMYYDRVTGYLTGRQSRSKLQFLVPKEGYLLRRNRHQNVECDPTVHPMLSFDDGGETRDPCTGQAKSNKQAEFGLTTTSGMADVLCAFCQHIKNLRCIWQFCSHPDGVYKIKVSDNKG; encoded by the exons ATggattttaaaatgtgttttggaCTGAAAATTGGATGTTTATGTTATATCTTATTATTTTCTCATATTGTTGCCATTTCTTTCGCACAACAATGGACAGCACCAACCTTTGATCTACCTGTTTATGGAATTTATAACAGAAATGTACCGAGCG GAGCCAGCACGAACAGCAAGAGTAACGATGTGTATTGGAATGGATTAGCAAAAGCCTTTGAACAGAATCCGGAAGCAATCATTCAGGGTATAGAGGATAGCAGagaacaaatacaaaacaaaaaacgccTATTTAGAGACCAGTATGGACGCCAGTTTTTATGGGATCCTATATCTGGAGCCATACCAGTCTTCCAGAACAATCATGTTAAGCATGACGTACAAGCTATACCTATTATGTATTACGACAGAGTTACTGGATATCTGACAGGCCGCCAATCTCGCTCAAAACTACAATTTCTGGTACCCAAAGAAGGATATCTATTACGGCGAAATCGTCACCAGAATGTGGAATGTGACCCTACTGTTCACCCTATGTTGTCCTTTGATGACGGAGGAG AAACAAGAGACCCATGTACGGGCCAAGCTAAGAGCAACAAACAAGCCGAGTTTGGATTAACAACAACTTCCGGCATGGCAGATGTGTTATGCGCGTTCTGTCAACATATCAAAAATTTGCGATGTATTTGGCAGTTTTGTTCACATCCTGATGGGGTATACAAGATAAAAGTTAGTGACAACAAAGGATAA
- the LOC139489875 gene encoding carbohydrate sulfotransferase 9-like, with protein sequence MTNRYLHQLSQCKRLGDMKIKTSERMFRRQLQPNKAHKFIYCGIEKAGSTFWRRLLQHVQLGTVQTPYQIRPELANSYYVDLSKSTLLEVLGLLKSFTKFIFVRNPYTRLLSGFIDKLYSPNPYYWNKIGIPATRLARETTHTCGHDVSFKEFVEYIIHSNNNPQTKRDVHFIPAHQLCLPCYVQYDFIGKIESFEKDAWFVLGNLNLTQYIPVLQNFKNQAVFDALYDVSHTFVEFRKEASKCLSFEESLKRTWRKLQFRGIIADEINLPFSYKEAENITEEKLLSTFIKANKQSQKFDLRSQKQKHLMYAYSTISLQTLEKLVEVFMIDFKIFDYNIYPAFIFQNANISIRT encoded by the coding sequence ATGACGAATAGATATCTGCACCAGCTTTCACAGTGTAAACGATTGGGAGATATGAAAATCAAAACATCAGAGAGAATGTTTCGTCGCCAACTACAACCAAACAAAGCTCACAAGTTCATTTACTGTGGGATAGAAAAGGCTGGATCAACATTCTGGAGACGTTTACTTCAACATGTACAGCTAGGCACAGTGCAAACACCTTATCAAATAAGACCAGAACTAGCGAATTCTTACTATGTGGATTTATCAAAATCGACGTTATTGGAAGTGCTGGGATTACTGAagtcatttacaaaatttatatttgtGAGAAATCCCTACACAAGATTACTATCTGGTTTTATTGACAAATTATACTCTCCTAATCCGTATTACTGGAACAAGATAGGTATTCCTGCTACCAGGTTAGCAAGGGAGACAACACATACATGTGGACATGATGTATCTTTTAAAGAGTTTGTAGAGTACATTATTCATTCTAATAATAATCCGCAGACCAAACGTGACGTTCATTTTATTCCAGCTCATCAATTGTGTCTTCCTTGTTACGTACAATATGATTTCATTGGTAAAATAGAATCATTTGAAAAGGACGCTTGGTTCGTACTAGGGAACCTAAATTTAACACAATATATACCAGTTTTACAGAATTTTAAAAACCAAGCAGTCTTTGATGCTTTGTATGATGTAAGTCACACTTTTGTAGAATTCAGAAAAGAAGCTTCAAAATGTTTAAGCTTTGAGGAGAGTCTCAAAAGGACGTGGCGGAAGCTTCAGTTTAGAGGAATAATAGCGGATGAAATTAATTTGCCTTTCTCCTACAAAGAGGCAGAAAATATTACAGAAGAGAAACTATTGTCAACCTTTATCAAAGCAAATAAGCAATCACAAAAATTTGACCTGCgatcacaaaaacaaaaacatcttatGTATGCTtatagtactatttctttacagACTTTAGAGAAATTAGTAGAGGTCTTTATgatagattttaaaatatttgattacaataTATACCCTGCATTTATATTTCAGAACGCAAATATTTCGATCAGAACATAG